The following are encoded together in the Triticum dicoccoides isolate Atlit2015 ecotype Zavitan chromosome 6B, WEW_v2.0, whole genome shotgun sequence genome:
- the LOC119325455 gene encoding uncharacterized protein LOC119325455 isoform X1, translating into MQAAVSAASWLIGKVLNKLSDELVGAYLQPWLAEVRAPSSKQIQSKLKYMQGLLHFAQERDVSSNPGLQSLLGDLRKKADEIEDTLDELHYFMRQDQLDGTREVAPELGDRLRGHALHGVQAANHTIGGIKVHKVCNVCKNPCRDSLSHALEFGLFLREGFKNSVCIPCNIRVEFNNLIGDSFNFSDGQGLSYTIDVCKQNDKTIIGGYGWNKYISNNKLTGTEYIGFYLNKAVNKLRIKYFSDQDDELDEDDYEDCQDDEDDDDVEDNNDDERQDDDYAASQDDDSQEREDEEDDEGSGDDDDDDPYSSAIFSQRMKELTEDEKINLIAILPSSVHYLGRPFVHRFTKTNIVKHTMKLPMKMISGENIPATGMAGVHLGAAGPGTSIQYKTDIDGRISFYEGGWREFLKGKRQLGVDIAVVITIRNKRNNNFQMMVTIDLI; encoded by the exons ATGCAGGCCGCTGTTAGCGCGGCCAGCTGGCTCATCGGCAAGGTGCTGAATAAGCTCTCCGATGAATTGGTGGGCGCGTATCTGCAACCCTGGCTTGCAGAGGTCCGAGCTCCAAGCTCCAAGCAGATCCAGTCCAAGTTGAAGTACATGCAAGGGTTGCTGCACTTTGCCCAGGAGAGGGATGTAAGCAGCAACCCTGGCTTGCAGAGCTTGTTGGGGGACTTGAGGAAGAAGGCTGATGAGATTGAGGACACGCTCGATGAGCTCCACTACTTCATGAGACAAGACCAGTTGGATGGCACCCGGGAGGTTGCCCCGGAGCTGGGTGATCGCCTCCGCGGTCATGCCCTCCATGGCGTCCAGGCTGCTAACCACACCATTG GGGGGATCAAGGTGCATAAGGTCTGCAATGTCTGCAAAAATCCCTGTAGGGACAGTTTATCCCATGCACTGGAATTCGGGCTCTTCTTGAGGGAGGGATTCAAAAATTCTGTG TGTATCCCATGCAACATAAGGGTCGAATTCAATAATTTAATCGGTGACAGTTTCAACTTTTCGGATGGTCAAGGATTATCGTACACAATTGACGTTTGTAAACAAAATGATAAAACCATCATAGGAGGCTATGGATGGAACAAGTACATTTCAAATAATAAGCTCACCGGGACAGAGTACATAGGCTTTTACTTGAATAAAGCGGTCAACAAGTTAAGGATTAAGTATTTCTCCGACCAAGATGATGAGCTTGACGAAGATGATTATGAGGATTGccaggatgatgaggatgatgacgatgttgaggataatAATGATGATGAGAGACAGGATGATGATTATGCTGCTAGCCAGGATGACGATAGTCAAGAGCGTGAGGATGAGGAAGATGATGAGGGTAGcggagatgacgacgacgatgatccaTACAGTTCGGCAATTTTCTCTCAAAGAATGAAAGAGCTTACTGAGGATGAGAAGATCAATCTCATCGCGATCCTACCATCAAGTGTGCACTACTTGGGGAGGCCATTTGTGCACCGTTTTACTAAGACCAACATCGTGAAACACACCATG AAATTACCTATGAAGATGATTTCTGGCGAGAATATCCCTGCTACCGGCATGGCTGGAGTACACCTTGGAGCAGCAGGTCCTGGCACCAGCATTCAATACAAGACGGACATAGACGGCCGCATATCGTTCTATGAGGGCGGTTGGCGGGAATTCCTGAAGGGAAAGAGACAACTAGGGGTTGACATAGCAGTGGTCATCACGATAAGGAACAAGAGGAACAACAACTTCCAGATGATGGTCACTATAGACCTTATTTAG
- the LOC119325455 gene encoding uncharacterized protein LOC119325455 isoform X2, with the protein MQAAVSAASWLIGKVLNKLSDELVGAYLQPWLAEVRAPSSKQIQSKLKYMQGLLHFAQERDVSSNPGLQSLLGDLRKKADEIEDTLDELHYFMRQDQLDGTREVAPELGDRLRGHALHGVQAANHTIGGIKVHKVCNVCKNPCRDSLSHALEFGLFLREGFKNSVDDEDDDDVEDNNDDERQDDDYAASQDDDSQEREDEEDDEGSGDDDDDDPYSSAIFSQRMKELTEDEKINLIAILPSSVHYLGRPFVHRFTKTNIVKHTMKLPMKMISGENIPATGMAGVHLGAAGPGTSIQYKTDIDGRISFYEGGWREFLKGKRQLGVDIAVVITIRNKRNNNFQMMVTIDLI; encoded by the exons ATGCAGGCCGCTGTTAGCGCGGCCAGCTGGCTCATCGGCAAGGTGCTGAATAAGCTCTCCGATGAATTGGTGGGCGCGTATCTGCAACCCTGGCTTGCAGAGGTCCGAGCTCCAAGCTCCAAGCAGATCCAGTCCAAGTTGAAGTACATGCAAGGGTTGCTGCACTTTGCCCAGGAGAGGGATGTAAGCAGCAACCCTGGCTTGCAGAGCTTGTTGGGGGACTTGAGGAAGAAGGCTGATGAGATTGAGGACACGCTCGATGAGCTCCACTACTTCATGAGACAAGACCAGTTGGATGGCACCCGGGAGGTTGCCCCGGAGCTGGGTGATCGCCTCCGCGGTCATGCCCTCCATGGCGTCCAGGCTGCTAACCACACCATTG GGGGGATCAAGGTGCATAAGGTCTGCAATGTCTGCAAAAATCCCTGTAGGGACAGTTTATCCCATGCACTGGAATTCGGGCTCTTCTTGAGGGAGGGATTCAAAAATTCTGTG gatgatgaggatgatgacgatgttgaggataatAATGATGATGAGAGACAGGATGATGATTATGCTGCTAGCCAGGATGACGATAGTCAAGAGCGTGAGGATGAGGAAGATGATGAGGGTAGcggagatgacgacgacgatgatccaTACAGTTCGGCAATTTTCTCTCAAAGAATGAAAGAGCTTACTGAGGATGAGAAGATCAATCTCATCGCGATCCTACCATCAAGTGTGCACTACTTGGGGAGGCCATTTGTGCACCGTTTTACTAAGACCAACATCGTGAAACACACCATG AAATTACCTATGAAGATGATTTCTGGCGAGAATATCCCTGCTACCGGCATGGCTGGAGTACACCTTGGAGCAGCAGGTCCTGGCACCAGCATTCAATACAAGACGGACATAGACGGCCGCATATCGTTCTATGAGGGCGGTTGGCGGGAATTCCTGAAGGGAAAGAGACAACTAGGGGTTGACATAGCAGTGGTCATCACGATAAGGAACAAGAGGAACAACAACTTCCAGATGATGGTCACTATAGACCTTATTTAG